Below is a genomic region from Pirellulales bacterium.
CGGCGTGTCTTGAGCGTCGAGTGCTACCGGCCCGTGCCGGTCGGCACGATGGTCGAGCTGCAGGGAACGGTGCTGCACCTGACGCGCGCGTACCTGGTGGTCGGCGTCATTGGCTCACCATTGCCAGGAGAGGAGGGCCCGTGGATGGATGCGCTGATGGGCTTTGTGCAAGTCGATGACGCGGGCCAGCCTGCCCCGCTGCCGATCGAATCGATCGCCGCGCCCGCGGCCGACGAGCGCTGGCAAGACTTGCGCGAGCGGATGGAAAAGCTGTTGCGGATGAGGAATAGTGGTCAGTAGTCGGTAGTCAGTAGGCAGAGGGCAGAGGGCAGTGGGCAGTAGCGGTAGTGGGTAGCGCGGAAGTAGTCGATGCGCTAATTCCCCTCCCTTTCAGGGAGGGGTCAGGGGAGGGTCTCGGTTGTCCGCCGCCGTCACGCGTTACTTCCGAGGCACCTTCAAACTTCGCTGATCGATTCACCCCTCACCCTGCCCTCTCCCCCCCTCTCCCCCGAAGGGAGAGGGATGAGGCAGAGGGCAGTAGCGGTAGTGGGTAGCGTGGAAGTAGTCGATGCGCTAATTCCCCTCCCTTTCAGGGAGGGGTCAGGGGAGGGTCGCGGTTGTCCGCCGCCGTCACGCGTTACTTCCGAGGCACCTTCAAACTTCACTGATCGATTCACCCCTCACCCCGGCCCTCTCCCAATAGTGTTCGGTTCAAGATTTGCTACGGGGGTTTCGCTGTGGCGTGATGTTTGGCGATAGCTTGCTCAAGTTCGTCGAGTGTGGCCCAGCCGCTGAGGTAGTGGCAGAGCATTTCGT
It encodes:
- a CDS encoding acyl-CoA thioesterase → MNHGITCTHRLVLPADTNHHDTLYAGSLLRMALEAAYVTAFRTIGDGANFLLRRVLSVECYRPVPVGTMVELQGTVLHLTRAYLVVGVIGSPLPGEEGPWMDALMGFVQVDDAGQPAPLPIESIAAPAADERWQDLRERMEKLLRMRNSGQ